DNA from SAR324 cluster bacterium:
CGAATCAGATTGAACAAAAATTCAAGGATGCTGTCCCTGAAAATGTGGAAGTGAATTACAAGAACTTTCAGGTCAATCTCCTTGATAAGTCGGTTGTGGTCGAGACCCTGAAGCTTGAGGACGACAAGGTGCGCGTTGAAATAGGTCTTGCCGAGGTCAAGACGGAAGAGTACTCCGGTGAAATGATACAGGTACAACTCAACGAGGTGATCTTGAGTGACAAAGAAAATGAGGAAATCTACAAGGCCCAGCAAGTAACCATTCAGGAGATTGATCGCAAGCAACTGGAAGAAACTACCAAGAACGCAACATTGAAAGATCTGTTTAATACGCTGAAGCGAGACGCCATTCGGCAAGTGGAAATGAATGAGGTGAGCGTCACCAAAAATGGCCAAACCACGACGGTTGATTCTGTGAAAGTTGAAACTCTTGGAGAAGGTAAGGTTTTTGGTGTCCAGGCTGAGGGGATTCGGTCAAAAGATGGCGAAAGTGAGATTGCCATTGCCTCTATAAACATAGATGAAGTTGAAGTCGATAGTGAAGACCAACTAACCCTGAATCAACTAAAGCTCGGTGGAATTCAGGTCAAGGAAGGAGAAGGTGACCTGACCATTGAGGACGTCTCAATTGATCAGGTTCGTAATCAACAGGCTAGTAACTTCAGTATGAAGCAACTCAACCTGCAGAATTTTGAAAATATCGAAAAGCTAAGTATCGAAAGCGCTGAAGCTCGGAACATTCCCTTGGTCAATTTGCTGGAGAATGAGATCGACCTACTTCAGCGCTTGCTGGGTGGAACGTTTGAAGGACTACAGATTCGTAATTTGTTTGTTCAGCCTGAAAATGAGGAAACTAAGCAAGTACGGGAGATTGATCTCGAGCAACTGGACTTTGGTACAACCGAAAATGGGCATCGCTACGTTCGAAACCTAAAACTGAACATCTTGGGAATTGTGATTAATCTCAGTGATTTCCCAGAAGATTTTGCGGAACAAGCCCGTAATTTTACAGAATCAGATGAAATCGGGATAAACCTCTTCCTTGATATCACGGGCAGTCATGAGCAGCAGGACTACGAACTGGGCATCGGTGTGGGATTAGAAAAGATGGCTGACCTGCACTTGGAGGGTCATTTTTCTAACGTCCCAATCGAGATCTTTGAATTTGAGAAGTACGATGACAGCGAGTTGGAGAGCATCCTTTCAGAAAAGTGGACCAAGATCGGAGTAGTGAAGTTGTTGGCCAGATACGATGAGCGTGGTTTTCTGGAGTACTCGATGGGCAAATTCAGCACAGAGTCTGGTTTCTCAAAAGCCACGATTGCTCGCCAGGTCGGTCAACAGTTTGAAAACACAGCAACTCGCTACAACCTCAGTGGCTCAGAGGAAATAGCCGGTGAGTTGGAAAAATTTGTTTTGGAACCAAAGACTCTCCGGATTGGATTCTTACCAGAAGCCCCGCTCAATTTTGAAGAAATCGCCATGTTGGCTCTGCTCAATCCCAGCCAACTCCAGCAGAAGTCAAATTTCTCTCTCCAATCCACTCCGGAATAAACTGGGTTTCTCGAACTCCCTTTGATCATTCTACCAAGTCAGTTTGTCGGATTTGATGGAATTTTACTCTGCTCGCTCACATTTGGCGTCATGGACTTACGAAGTATCCAGAATACTCCCTTAGTTTCTCATCGAATCTAACTCACTGCTGACCTGCAAAGAGGGGCGAATTCATTTCAGGAATCCTCTGTGGGTAGAGTAATCGATGACTCTGCACACTCCGCAACATTGAGAGCATGATCAACGAGTTCACGAGCTTGGGCCTTCGAGCCTTTTAGAGCCTGTTGGACTCTTTGGGGTGTCAGATGTTCTATAAACTCTTTGAGTGTGATCTCCTCCGGCTTTTTACCAATTTCTTTTTGTAACAGACGAAAGAGGTTGCGGGCACTGCTTTGTCCTTGGTTGTAGGCTGCGACGGCAAGTACCCGCTGCACTTCGGGCTTAGGCTTCCAAACGGACTTACCATAGCGCCATTCGGACTGCAGGTAGTGTCGGAATAGCAGTGTGGAAAGGAGAATGTTGGTCTCAATGTGAAAGATATTCCCAGGTTCTCCAGCATAGCTCTCCTCCAAGGTTGCGACATAGTGAGCATGAATCGGAGCATATGTAAGGGACAGAGGTCTACCTTGTCGAAGCCGGTTCAGCCTACGACGTATCTGTGAAGTCTTTGAGGCATAAGGCAGTTGTTCCTCCTGTAATCGTTTTTGTACTTCGGGAAGGAGTAGACTAGCTGAACGGGTAGGAACTACCATCTTTGGAGGCAAACTGAGATTTTGTGGTAGTTTTCCCTGGTATCCTAACTCTTTGAGAACTCCCTGCCAAGTGGGATCAGCATAGCGTTGCTGCAAATGATGTAATGCAGCGTTCAGCCGAGTTTGCTCTTCAGTGTCTTCACGTAGTAATTCAATCTGCTTGATGGCAATGCCCGTCAATTGACCAAGACCCCTTGCTCCACTGGCGCTGACAGCCTTGTAGTCCAATCGAGATTCTTTGAAGAACAAACAGAAGATGGTTGGGTAAGATACCTCCAGAAAGAAAGCACTAGTTTGGATCGCACTCAGCGTCCGAACTAGTGCCAGCTCTGGGAATCCATATTCTGACTGAGCAAGGAATCTCTGTAGATTTTCTTGAAACCAGTAGCTACTCAAAAAATAGTGGTGTAACTGGGTCTGGCTTCGTTGCCCTGGCAGAGCTTGGGTCCCCCAATGATAGTGCCAGCGTGCTAGGGATTCCTGAAGAAGTAAGTAGTTTGTAAAGCGTTCAACAGCAGGTGTAGTTGGTTGATCTAGTCGTAATTTCGGAGTGAAGGAACTCGACTGACGAGCAAAGTTTAACAAGCGTTCAGGAGTGTAGGCGGAAGGTTGCTGAAAGTGTTCAAGGGAAAGTGGTCGAGAAGGACGCACGGGTGAACCAAAATTCCCAGAAGGGTCTGGTTCGGGTAGGTGATATGAGGGGGAATAGTCGAAGAGTTGTTCTTGTTTGAGGGAGAGCAGTGATTGAGGCCAGAGCAGTATTGCCAAGGCACTGACCATCAGAATTCTTGAAATCAACTGCTTCCCTAATTGTTAGAACAAGGACATCTGCTGTACCTCTCGTTTGGGAGCCTGCTGTCCCCAGGTGACAGATACGGTTTTGATTCCACTCCGTGAGTCATAGAGCAACTCGCCATGCTCCAAGGCGTAGAGATGAAGATCACGAGTTACCTCGACATCGACCTTACAATATTCGATGATTTTATCTAACTTGTCTTCACGATACCACTGGAGTGCCTGCAATCCGTCAGCTGATTTGCCGGCTCCCAGTGTCGGTCGGGCGAGTGATTCTAATTTTAGGCGATGCCCGAGTAATTTCTTCAGTTCAGTCAGCATATCCAGATTGGGCAAGCCAGCTAGTTCTGTGCGTAGTCTTGTCCGCTGTTCCTGCTGGCCTGAACATTCACCGGCCAAGACGCGGTAGTCGAATTCCACGTGGTTAAAGCCCACGATCAAATCAGCCTTGCGGCAGTGTTCCAATAGTTGTGGCGCTTGATAGTCTAAGTAGACATGGTGTTGTTCATCGAAGCTGTCCCAGATCACTCCGACAGACATTCCCATGTCTTCAATATTATTCCAGCCGCCAACTTCCTCGGCTGCGCGCTTCGTTTCCAGGTCAAAGTACAGGATCCGTTCCATCGTTCCCCAGTGCAGGAAAGACACAAATGATTGATTACTACGAATTGTTGCAGGTGGCGCCGACAGCTTCAACCGAGGAGGTTCGCAAGGCATTCCGAAGGCTCGCAAAGCAATATCATCCAGATTTGCAGCAACACAAATCCGAGGCAGACCAGCGGGAAGCACAACGCCGCTTCGTGCAACTGACTCAAGCCTACGAGACCCTGAGTCATTCAGCAAAACGTCAAGCCTATGACTTACAGTGGCGGAGAACCACTCAGCAGGCAAAACACTCCCAAACACAACAAAAAGCCTCCACAAACACAAGTTCTTCACAGACTCGGAAGCGATCCTATGAGCACCCAAGGGAGGATTTCACGGATTTTGCTGAAACGTCGCTGGAAGATTTACTGAAAGATG
Protein-coding regions in this window:
- a CDS encoding ribonuclease H-like domain-containing protein gives rise to the protein MERILYFDLETKRAAEEVGGWNNIEDMGMSVGVIWDSFDEQHHVYLDYQAPQLLEHCRKADLIVGFNHVEFDYRVLAGECSGQQEQRTRLRTELAGLPNLDMLTELKKLLGHRLKLESLARPTLGAGKSADGLQALQWYREDKLDKIIEYCKVDVEVTRDLHLYALEHGELLYDSRSGIKTVSVTWGQQAPKREVQQMSLF
- a CDS encoding DnaJ domain-containing protein; its protein translation is MIDYYELLQVAPTASTEEVRKAFRRLAKQYHPDLQQHKSEADQREAQRRFVQLTQAYETLSHSAKRQAYDLQWRRTTQQAKHSQTQQKASTNTSSSQTRKRSYEHPREDFTDFAETSLEDLLKDVEGLLKQFGVQRTDPLELLLDWARRVYREVMEAWHEENSSTHSTSGTEQSWSGEETCRTKEEKTQAHDDPRADIEAELERLKRYQRTNRKQPRRQTAETDVHDELERLKRKYRP